A window from Gossypium raimondii isolate GPD5lz chromosome 7, ASM2569854v1, whole genome shotgun sequence encodes these proteins:
- the LOC105798262 gene encoding succinate--CoA ligase [ADP-forming] subunit beta, mitochondrial isoform X1 yields MRRLMNKLVSRSLSVAGKWQQQQLRRLNIHEYQGADLMNKYGINVPKGVAVSSIDEVKEAVKSAFPKENELVVKSQILAGGRGLGTFQNGFKGGVHIVKADQVEDIAGKMLGQILVTKQTGPQGKVVSKVYLCEKLSLVNEMYFAITLDRKTAGPLIIACSKGGTSIEDLAVKYPDMIIKVPVDVFKGITDEDAAMVVDGLAPKVADRNDSIEQVKKLYKLFCERDCTLLEINPLAETSSNQLVAADAKLNFDDNAAFRQKEIFALRDPSQEDPREVAAAKADLNYIGLDGEIGCMVNGAGLAMATMDIIKLHGGTPANFLDVGGNASEGQVVEAFKILTSDDKVKTILVNIFGGIMKCDVIASGIVNAAKQVALKVPVVVRLEGTNVDQGKRILKESGMTLIIAEDLDDAAEKAVKAASK; encoded by the exons ATGAGACGATTAATGAACAAGCTAGTGTCCCGCTCTCTCTCTGTCGCCGGCAAATGGCAGCAACAGCAGCTCCGCCGTCTCAACATTCACGAATATCag GGTGCTGACTTGATGAACAAATATGGAATTAACGTGCCGAAAGGAGTTGCGGTTTCTTCCATCGATGAAGTTAAAGAAGCAGTCAAATCTGCCTTCCCCAAAGAAAATGAG TTGGTGGTTAAAAGTCAAATTTTGGCTGGTGGAAGAGGCTTGGGGACATTCCAAAATGGTTTTAAGGGTGGAGTTCACATCGTTAAGGCTGACCAGGTTGAAGATATTGCTG GGAAGATGCTTGGCCAGATACTTGTTACCAAACAAACTGGCCCCCAAGGCAAAGTTGTCAGCAAG GTTTACCTGTGTGAAAAATTGTCACTTGTGAATGAGATGTACTTTGCTATCACTCTGGATCGTAAAACTGCGGGTCCG CTTATAATTGCCTGCAGCAAGGGAGGAACCAGCATTGAAGACCTTGCAGTGAAATATCCTGATATGATTATTAAG GTACCTGTTGATGTCTTCAAAGGAATTACTGATGAAGATGCTGCCATGGTTGTTGATGGTTTGGCTCCCAAGGTTGCCGATAGAAATGATTCTATTGAACAAGTGAAGAAACTATATAAGCTTTTCTGTGAACGTGATTGCACGTTGTTGGAA ATCAATCCTCTTGCTGAGACTTCTAGCAACCAATTAGTAGCTGCTGATGCAAAGTTGAACTTTGATGATAATGCTGCCTTTCGTCAAAAGGAGATATTTGCTCTCCGTGATCCATCACAAGAGGATCCTCGGGAG GTTGCTGCTGCCAAAGCTGATTTAAATTACATTGGGTTGGATGGAGAAATTGGTTGCATGGTGAATGGTGCAGGGTTGGCGATGGCTACAATGgatataattaaattgcatgGAGGAACTCCTGCCAATTTTCTGGATGTTGGTGGAAATGCTTCTGAAGGCCAG GTGGTTGAGGCATTTAAGATTTTGACTTCTGATGATAAAGTGAAAACCATTTTGGTGAATATATTTGGAGGAATAATGAAATGTGATGTGATTGCAAGTGGGATCGTCAATGCTGCCAAACAG GTGGCCCTAAAAGTTCCTGTGGTGGTCCGTCTTGAAGGTACCAATGTTGACCAAGGAAAGCGAATTTTGAAG GAAAGTGGAATGACACTAATTATAGCAGAAGATTTGGATGATGCTGCAGAGAAAGCAGTTAAGGCAGCCAGCAAATGA
- the LOC105798262 gene encoding succinate--CoA ligase [ADP-forming] subunit beta, mitochondrial isoform X2, whose product MRRLMNKLVSRSLSVAGKWQQQQLRRLNIHEYQGADLMNKYGINVPKGVAVSSIDEVKEAVKSAFPKENELVVKSQILAGGRGLGTFQNGFKGGVHIVKADQVEDIAGKMLGQILVTKQTGPQGKVVSKVYLCEKLSLVNEMYFAITLDRKTAGPLIIACSKGGTSIEDLAVKYPDMIIKVPVDVFKGITDEDAAMVVDGLAPKVADRNDSIEQVKKLYKLFCERDCTLLEINPLAETSSNQLVAADAKLNFDDNAAFRQKEIFALRDPSQEDPREVAAAKADLNYIGLDGEIGCMVNGAGLAMATMDIIKLHGGTPANFLDVGGNASEGQVVEAFKILTSDEKMKAILVNIFGGIMKCDMISSAIVNVAKQMRVLFEASFMSTL is encoded by the exons ATGAGACGATTAATGAACAAGCTAGTGTCCCGCTCTCTCTCTGTCGCCGGCAAATGGCAGCAACAGCAGCTCCGCCGTCTCAACATTCACGAATATCag GGTGCTGACTTGATGAACAAATATGGAATTAACGTGCCGAAAGGAGTTGCGGTTTCTTCCATCGATGAAGTTAAAGAAGCAGTCAAATCTGCCTTCCCCAAAGAAAATGAG TTGGTGGTTAAAAGTCAAATTTTGGCTGGTGGAAGAGGCTTGGGGACATTCCAAAATGGTTTTAAGGGTGGAGTTCACATCGTTAAGGCTGACCAGGTTGAAGATATTGCTG GGAAGATGCTTGGCCAGATACTTGTTACCAAACAAACTGGCCCCCAAGGCAAAGTTGTCAGCAAG GTTTACCTGTGTGAAAAATTGTCACTTGTGAATGAGATGTACTTTGCTATCACTCTGGATCGTAAAACTGCGGGTCCG CTTATAATTGCCTGCAGCAAGGGAGGAACCAGCATTGAAGACCTTGCAGTGAAATATCCTGATATGATTATTAAG GTACCTGTTGATGTCTTCAAAGGAATTACTGATGAAGATGCTGCCATGGTTGTTGATGGTTTGGCTCCCAAGGTTGCCGATAGAAATGATTCTATTGAACAAGTGAAGAAACTATATAAGCTTTTCTGTGAACGTGATTGCACGTTGTTGGAA ATCAATCCTCTTGCTGAGACTTCTAGCAACCAATTAGTAGCTGCTGATGCAAAGTTGAACTTTGATGATAATGCTGCCTTTCGTCAAAAGGAGATATTTGCTCTCCGTGATCCATCACAAGAGGATCCTCGGGAG GTTGCTGCTGCCAAAGCTGATTTAAATTACATTGGGTTGGATGGAGAAATTGGTTGCATGGTGAATGGTGCAGGGTTGGCGATGGCTACAATGgatataattaaattgcatgGAGGAACTCCTGCCAATTTTCTGGATGTTGGTGGAAATGCTTCTGAAGGCCAG GTGGTCGAggcatttaaaattttgacttctgatgaaaaaatgaaagccattttggtaaatatatttggaggaataatgaaatgtgatatgattTCAAGTGCGATTGTCAATGTTGCCAAACAGATGAGAGTTCTCTTTGAAGCAAGTTTTATGTCTACATTGTGA
- the LOC128042335 gene encoding uncharacterized protein LOC128042335 isoform X1, giving the protein MADETIPTGDTSRYSSNVEGVAHTQGFSSMASQTVHYFSKHNTIKLGEHNFLLWKHQILLILEGYDLEGFFLQDKFLASCLLSIVTDEVLVHIATTKTSCDIWTGIERRFGAKSNVKLSSMRHALYSLKKGSFTVKEYLTKVKNLSDSLTIAGSVVTEHEHVSIILAGLSLEYESVRVIASATTMSFELLTEMFLDCEARQLASLTELPLQANLAAHQKESNVRGKFLWGMVILFRLLTSAHPTCRLVLGCYA; this is encoded by the exons ATGGCAGATGAAACAATACCTACTGGTGATACATCTCGCTATTCTTCTAATGTTGAAGGAGTAGCTCATACACAAGGGTTTAGTAGCATGGCTTCACAGACTGTTCATTATTTTTCCAAACACAATACGATCAAACTAGGGGAGCACAACTTCTTGTTATGGAAACATCAGATCTTGTTGATTCTTGAAGGTTATGAtcttgaaggtttttttttg CAGGACAAGTTCCTAGCTTCTTGTTTACTTTCTATAGTGACAGATGAAGTTCTGGTACATATTGCAACGACCAAGACTAGCTGTGATATTTGGACTGGAATTGAAAGGAGGTTTGGGGCCAAGTCTAATGTCAAGCTCTCGAGCATGCGTCATGCGTTGTATTCTCTCAAGAAAGGGAGTTTTACTGTTAAAGAATATTTGACTAAGGTGAAAAATCTTAGTGATAGTCTCACTATAGCTGGTAGTGTGGTCACTGAACATGAACATGTGAGTATCATACTGGCTGGTCTTTCACTGGAGTATGAATCTGTCCGTGTGATTGCCTCTGCCACAACAATGTCTTTTGAATTGTTAACAGAGATGTTTCTTGATTGTGAAGCGCGACAGTTGGCTTCTCTGACTGAGTTACCTTTGCAAGCTAATTTGGCAGCTCATCAAAAGGAGAGTAAC GTACGAGGCAAGTTTCTATGGGGAATGGTGATTTTGTTTCGATTGTTAACATCGGCACATCCAACATGCAGGCTGGTTTTAGGTTGTTACGCCTAA
- the LOC128042335 gene encoding uncharacterized protein LOC128042335 isoform X2, producing MADETIPTGDTSRYSSNVEGVAHTQGFSSMASQTVHYFSKHNTIKLGEHNFLLWKHQILLILEGYDLEGFFLDKFLASCLLSIVTDEVLVHIATTKTSCDIWTGIERRFGAKSNVKLSSMRHALYSLKKGSFTVKEYLTKVKNLSDSLTIAGSVVTEHEHVSIILAGLSLEYESVRVIASATTMSFELLTEMFLDCEARQLASLTELPLQANLAAHQKESNVRGKFLWGMVILFRLLTSAHPTCRLVLGCYA from the exons ATGGCAGATGAAACAATACCTACTGGTGATACATCTCGCTATTCTTCTAATGTTGAAGGAGTAGCTCATACACAAGGGTTTAGTAGCATGGCTTCACAGACTGTTCATTATTTTTCCAAACACAATACGATCAAACTAGGGGAGCACAACTTCTTGTTATGGAAACATCAGATCTTGTTGATTCTTGAAGGTTATGAtcttgaaggtttttttttg GACAAGTTCCTAGCTTCTTGTTTACTTTCTATAGTGACAGATGAAGTTCTGGTACATATTGCAACGACCAAGACTAGCTGTGATATTTGGACTGGAATTGAAAGGAGGTTTGGGGCCAAGTCTAATGTCAAGCTCTCGAGCATGCGTCATGCGTTGTATTCTCTCAAGAAAGGGAGTTTTACTGTTAAAGAATATTTGACTAAGGTGAAAAATCTTAGTGATAGTCTCACTATAGCTGGTAGTGTGGTCACTGAACATGAACATGTGAGTATCATACTGGCTGGTCTTTCACTGGAGTATGAATCTGTCCGTGTGATTGCCTCTGCCACAACAATGTCTTTTGAATTGTTAACAGAGATGTTTCTTGATTGTGAAGCGCGACAGTTGGCTTCTCTGACTGAGTTACCTTTGCAAGCTAATTTGGCAGCTCATCAAAAGGAGAGTAAC GTACGAGGCAAGTTTCTATGGGGAATGGTGATTTTGTTTCGATTGTTAACATCGGCACATCCAACATGCAGGCTGGTTTTAGGTTGTTACGCCTAA
- the LOC128042335 gene encoding uncharacterized protein LOC128042335 isoform X3 codes for MASQTVHYFSKHNTIKLGEHNFLLWKHQILLILEGYDLEGFFLQDKFLASCLLSIVTDEVLVHIATTKTSCDIWTGIERRFGAKSNVKLSSMRHALYSLKKGSFTVKEYLTKVKNLSDSLTIAGSVVTEHEHVSIILAGLSLEYESVRVIASATTMSFELLTEMFLDCEARQLASLTELPLQANLAAHQKESNVRGKFLWGMVILFRLLTSAHPTCRLVLGCYA; via the exons ATGGCTTCACAGACTGTTCATTATTTTTCCAAACACAATACGATCAAACTAGGGGAGCACAACTTCTTGTTATGGAAACATCAGATCTTGTTGATTCTTGAAGGTTATGAtcttgaaggtttttttttg CAGGACAAGTTCCTAGCTTCTTGTTTACTTTCTATAGTGACAGATGAAGTTCTGGTACATATTGCAACGACCAAGACTAGCTGTGATATTTGGACTGGAATTGAAAGGAGGTTTGGGGCCAAGTCTAATGTCAAGCTCTCGAGCATGCGTCATGCGTTGTATTCTCTCAAGAAAGGGAGTTTTACTGTTAAAGAATATTTGACTAAGGTGAAAAATCTTAGTGATAGTCTCACTATAGCTGGTAGTGTGGTCACTGAACATGAACATGTGAGTATCATACTGGCTGGTCTTTCACTGGAGTATGAATCTGTCCGTGTGATTGCCTCTGCCACAACAATGTCTTTTGAATTGTTAACAGAGATGTTTCTTGATTGTGAAGCGCGACAGTTGGCTTCTCTGACTGAGTTACCTTTGCAAGCTAATTTGGCAGCTCATCAAAAGGAGAGTAAC GTACGAGGCAAGTTTCTATGGGGAATGGTGATTTTGTTTCGATTGTTAACATCGGCACATCCAACATGCAGGCTGGTTTTAGGTTGTTACGCCTAA